atttttctttcaaattaaatTGATGGTTCTGGAAACTGATATGTGGTGGATTTTGGTGTTTTGTTGGTTGACAGACGTGAAAAATGGGGCTGTCTTTCACAAAGCTATTTAGCCGGCTTTTCGCCAAGAAGGAGATGCGTATACTCATGGTTGGGCTTGATGCTGCTGGTAAAACTACCATTCTTTACAAGCTTAAGTTGGGAGAGATTGTCACTACCATTCCCACCATCGGTAAGTCTCTTTTTAACTAAAAAAAGTTTAGTTTTTGTTGTTCAAATAAGTTTTGTTTCAAGGAGGATATGGAGAATTATGATATGTTGTAATATTGTAGGTTTCAATGTTGAGACCGTTGAATACAAGAACATCAGCTTTACTGTTTGGGATGTTGGTGGCCAGGACAAGGTAACTAGATTCAGTTTCTATTCGAACATTGTTACCATTAACTGTAAGGTTGCATGGAATGAAAATTGAGGGTGTCTTTTATTATGTTCTTCCGGTAAATTCTTAGCTCTTGCATGTGAAACGGAAAGGTTATGGATGGGATTGTTCTGGCTTTCATATATTCTGTAAGATATTAAGCATCTTGATATCCGGGATGCTATGTTATCCAGATTTTTTCCATTAAGTGCTTATTCCCAGCTCCTCTGTGCGACACGTATTCCAAAATGATATGATCCTTCAAATatgtgttaatttttttttaatttttaatgccCATGTTGGACACGTGTATCTGATACTATGAGGCCATGTAACTCAGCCTGAACATTTAGTTCCATGGAAAGAGAGAAGAAGTGCCTGGTTTCCATTAGGTATATGCAAGATTTGATGGTTACTGGTCAAAGTTGGAccttatgttttgagtatatcTTTGATCTTGTTGCATCTTTTAGAATATAGAAAAAGATTTTATGGTTTTTATTTGTCTCAACTATTCAATTTGCTTATTTGCTTCGATTTTCTATATAGATCCGACCATTGTGGAGACACTACTTCCAAAACACCCAAGGACTTATTTTTGTGGTTGATAGCAACGATCGTGATCGTGTGGTTGAAGCTAGAGATGAGTTGCACAGGATGTTGAATGAGGTCAATTAAGCTTCCTTTATCCTGGCTCACTGTTTCCAATGAGCATGTTCTGAAATGGTTGCAGTTGCACTATGGACACAATTTCGTGGTGAAATctaacaatattttattttatgtgcATTGCCAGGATGAGCTGAGGGATGCTGTGCTGCTAGTATTCGCAAACAAGCAAGATCTTCCAAATGCTATGAATGCTGCTGAGATTACTGACAAGCTTGGCCTTCATTCACTCCGCCAGCGCCATTGGTAAGATGAAGAAATATCTCCTCCACCATTCATGTGCCTGGCCCTCTGTATATGTGGATCTGTATTTCACCTTCTATATAATACATGTTGCAGGTATATCCAGAGCACATGCGCTACCTCCGGTGAAGGACTGTACGAGGGGCTGGACTGGCTCTCAAACAACATTGCAAACAAGGTAAGTTGATGCAGATAACTCTAATTATATAGTTAAACCTGAAGTTTCACATTGTGCCCTTTTAGGCTTCTTCACTTTCTCCTATCTTCTATTGCTGATATATCTAACACAAATTGCAGGCATAGGTGTGACATTACTGAGTTGGCAGTCTTACAACCCTTTTGGATTTTATGAATGTCTGCCCCCGTTTTATGTgttatttttttatggtttttcACGTTTGTTGCAAACACTGCCATTTGTTACTTATAGTTTTAAGAATAATTGACAAAGTTTGGGACCGTTATTTCCTAGCGGGAATTGATGGTTAGCCAGTTTAATTACTCTTTTAATGTAAAATATACATTATATATacaaatattttttttccttcaatTCTTGAATGCTTGTTTTAGCAATGTGCAATAATTGGACCATGTTTTTTTGTTTGATGGTAAAAAGTGATTAGCACAACGAAAGGTGCCAATGGCATAAATAAATTGTTGCGGAAGAATATAGGTTAATGTATGTCGCAAGTATATACTAATACATCGAATGAGCTATAAGTGGAAAAGAGCTTAAGGATCTTTGTTTAAAATAAGGGTAATCTACaaaaatagttacttttgtttgtctcaagttacattttagtcacttatgttattatttttttacgaagtgatcactctaccgttaagttctgttatctctctaacggtaatcTTACGTGGTAGTGCAACTAGATGTTAAGTGTCAACTTGGATTTCTAAAtaggatgaaaatagatttttaattaaaaaattaattaattaaaatttttaaacttaaatCTCAACTAAAAAAATTGTTTATctcttctttttaatttttctttcatcttttcttttcttcgataggttttttttttctcatttgattggaaaaactattattaacatcaaaatagttgaaatcaaattgacTGTTTCATACAGATGGATTCAATGGAGGGTTCAGGTATGTCTTCTTTGCATTCTTCTATCTCTTTTATTTAATactgaaaaacaaaagattagattttttactgtttaatgaaaaccctaaattaaaattcttgatattttcttctactttttgaacttgtttgtaaacatgtattttattttgcgTCAGTAGACATCCCATAAAATGCAACCAGAAACATGTTTCATGAACATGTTTCATTcaagctaattttaaaattttcagaaaaagGTTGTTACTTTCACTGTTCTTATtcctaattattttattttttagttctTTCACAGTTTTTGAATAATTGGTTTCTCAATCAAATTTTTTCTGATCTGAATCAACTTGTATGTTCACAATCTATTTATGGTATTCCAGATTATTCTTTCTTATTGCTGATTTCAACaattttgatcttaataatagtttttccagtcaaataaaaaaaacccattgaaaaaagaaagagaaagaagaaaaattaaaaagaggagATAAACAGTTcttttagttaaggtttaggtttgaaaattttaattaattaaaatttttaattaaaaatccatttttatcccatttagaaatccaagttggcacctaaaatctagttggactgccacctaagattaccgttagagagataacggaacttaacggtaaagtgaccacttcgtaataaaataataacataaatgactaaaacgtaacattttaaacataagtaactaaaatgtaacctgagtcaaacaaaagtaactatttttataaattacccttaaaataaattgttttcatgaatatgttttatttttcattttctggAAAATATGAAGATTATTTAAAAAAGTAAGTAATATTTTTCTAGTTTGGCTATTCAATAAAACATGTTTTTAGTTATgggtaaattatataaaaatttttgattgttaaattataaaaatttacaaaatgaGCATCTAATTAAttgcatttatttttatttgtccaACCAATGAAAATCTGCTTTTTTAGTAGTAATATTGACATCAATATTAAGCTttgaaatgatattaaaataatagtattttatcaataattgttttaagaAGGCTAAAGGGTctctaaactttaaaaaaattgattaagtatttatacattttttataCTCAATTGAGTCCTTAAATGTTAAAAGTACAATTAATTAAACCCTTTAACCATTAAAGTTAAAGGTCAACCATAACAAAAGTAACAACAACCCTTTTTTGGGATGGTTTCACCACTTGGCGTGCCAAGATTGTGCCACGAgatgaaaattaatattttatattaaaaataattaaaaacaataaaaaatttataaaaaattatagaaaatcataaaaattagcTAAAGGTCTTTCCAGCTCCTAAACTTttctaaaaaaatcaattaagcctcTATAATTTTTTGCACTCAGTTGAGCCCTTAAACGTTAAAATTACAATCAATTAAGCCCATTTGACCGTTAAAGTTAACGATCAACCATCATAAAGTAACAACATTTTTTGAGGGGTTTcactaggggtgagcaaaactcgattcgattcgaaaaaatcgaaaaaaattgtaaattttaagttaatcgaatcgagttatttaagttattcaaattatttgagtCTACTCAAATAACTCGTTTTGAGTTTCGAGTTGAGTTAAATTTCACAAtccgaataattcgaataataaATTGGTATAAATATCATTTTGGTCCCTGTTAACTTTGACAATAAGCAAATCAGTCTCTcttaacaaaattacaaaaaagtcaaaataattttcaaaaattcaatatatttataaaaataaaatttatatttaaaaatatataaaaaattaaaattctaaaatatatattaaaagttaaaattttaaaattttctaaaataataattttcggACCTAAGTAATGATTTAAATTTATCATACTCAAACTCAAGTATcattttttctttgaatttttttccaaatatatatagtttcaaatttatatgctctgacatggaattagttatactgtgacaatatttttatttgacaagtttaatttttttgatttaacttgaacaatttcactcgagtcaaattttatttcactcgactcgattcgaaaaaatttcaaattgagttaggatgataaaataggactcgtgaactcgattaactcgaaatatTTTCACTCGATTCGATCAAATGCTCATCCCTAGGTTTCATCACGTGTTATACCAAGATCATGCCACATGGTGAAAAATAGTATTttacatttaaaaacattaaactataaaaatcataaaaattataaaaaatttaaagttcaaaaaataaaaatatagaaatttataaaattattaaaaatgaaaaatttatatattctaaaaataattaaaaatgaaaatttattaaaataaaatttatataaattatatatgataaaaatataaattaaaaatatataaaaagggtaataattatgattttataaaatattgaaaattattaaaaattgataaaaattttaaaaatattataaaatgttATTAGACgcttaaaattatcaaataaatttaaaatatccgaaaaatatataaaagctaACTTATTTTGTTTTTCATTTGTACACCAATGCTACAACacctattaaaaatataaaatacttaTTTGATCCCTAAATCTATTTGTTGTGCTCATACACCTCGGACCTATCCAAAGCTTGCACACCTCTAGTCCATTGTTGATAACGAGTGTTTTGAGATGTAAACTAAGATGGGGAAATAGGTTGAAAAGACAAGTGACAATGGAAGCAGTatataattttgtaaatattttctttgtaattttatgtaaactttatttttaattttatattattttgaataatttgtaataatatttttaaaattttctatatttttgcactttctatatttttaataattttttatattttaaattttttcataaattttgcaaattttttatttttattaattttatgaaatttcgtgattatttattattttaaataattttataatttttaaataattttaaatataaaatacctGCTTCCACCACATGGCACAATCCTGACATTACACGTGgaataaacacagaaaatggTTATTGTTACTGTGTAATGGTTTATTGTTAACTTTAACAGTCAAATGACTTAATTTATTGTAATTGTAATATCTAAGGGCTCAattgaatgcaaaaaaaaaaagtatagatgcctaactaatttttttagaaaatttcaATAGCCTTTTTAATCTTGTTAGGATCAACTCGATTAAGCAACAAGAAAAAAAATagtggaataaattgagaaattgaacacacaaatttaacgtggaaaaacccctccaaagaggataaaaaaccacgggcaaagataattttactataatggcaaaagaacgaagagtacaaaagatgaagataaaaactaaaccccgaaaacccgaaaacaaagaaccctcaaaacgtaaatacaaaattctctaaatgtgttatgaattccaatatctaatgggtgtattttctaaggttgtaaaagaacctatttataggctaaattagtAAGTCAAATAAACTATActataaatgctaaatatattatactaataaatactaaaacttctagaaagaaaatatatattttttaacttgacttgcaagcaatctcATAGAATTTGGGTCATAgaactctaacaatctccaccttgacatgaATTATTACAACGCCATCTTTGTCAAAGCTCGCCACAgacctatcttgaactatgcagggaattaactgagtcaaaTCTGTGCTTAAAagttggaagacttctagccttcgacttgtgcaccgccaaatcaaaactaactcggGTTTGATTTTCAcaaacacagtgccctaacttttcaaaacctaccTCTAAAAGAGAATCTCTCTTCAATGAAACGGTCACACCTTGTTCCTTCCTATggccaagttgcctccgctccaaacgagttgacttcggCTCCGTAACGGACGAGGGATGTCCAATTTCACCGATCACTGTAGAACcatccagaatataaagactgtcggttcttttaccttttaacaaaacgagagctccacaaGATACTTTAATATCGCTCGACTCAatgttgattctgcatcctttcaagttTAAAATACTCAagaagatgagattctttcgtaaatcaggtataTACCAAACatttgagagtgtcctaatcgtctcattgtgtatcctaattttaacagtaccaataccaattaccttattagatgaatcgtttcccatgcgcacaactccaccttcaactgaactgtatgtggagaaccacacatgtggaaagaacatcccgaaTTTAGGATCCACTCAGACATGAGTTTGGAGTTATCactcgttgacactaacaagaaatcatcaccactttcatcggccaaattagcactagCTACATTTTCCTCGTTACTCTTAGCAGCTCTTTTATTTTGTAGTTTATAATAATCTACTttaacgtgacctaactttttacaatagtgaCATATTTTGTcccgtttctttgatgctaccaaaacggaagcttgccaatctgccttgctatccaaaccaaactcattgtcgagtttgtctctacttaacaaatgacccttcacatcttcgaacgagagtttgtatctgccataaatcagggtctccctgaaagacttgtatgaatagGGTAAAGAGcataataatagcatagcctgatctttatcgttaatatgaacctcaacattctttaaatcatttaaaagagtaatgaattgactgatgtgatctctaagaagctcaccttcgttcatgcgaaacgtaaatagattttgtttcaacactaaacggttagccaaaGACTTAGTCGTATAAAGAGTTTCTAATCTTTTCCACAAGGtagatgaggtcttctccatcaatacccctTGCAATACCGTATTCATGAGGCACATCTGGATTGTAGAcaaggccttttcatcaagctcttcccattctgtttgatttagattctcaagctttttcccgttaacaacctttttcaatccgacttgaactagaattgccatcatctgaACTTGCCACAGGTTGAAATTTGTTTCA
Above is a genomic segment from Gossypium arboreum isolate Shixiya-1 chromosome 8, ASM2569848v2, whole genome shotgun sequence containing:
- the LOC108460976 gene encoding ADP-ribosylation factor-like isoform X2 produces the protein MGLSFTKLFSRLFAKKEMRILMVGLDAAGKTTILYKLKLGEIVTTIPTIGFNVETVEYKNISFTVWDVGGQDKIRPLWRHYFQNTQGLIFVVDSNDRDRVVEARDELHRMLNEDELRDAVLLVFANKQDLPNAMNAAEITDKLGLHSLRQRHWYIQSTCATSGEGLYEGLDWLSNNIANKA
- the LOC108460976 gene encoding ADP-ribosylation factor-like isoform X1; this encodes MGLSFTKLFSRLFAKKEMRILMVGLDAAGKTTILYKLKLGEIVTTIPTIGFNVETVEYKNISFTVWDVGGQDKIRPLWRHYFQNTQGLIFVVDSNDRDRVVEARDELHRMLNEDELRDAVLLVFANKQDLPNAMNAAEITDKLGLHSLRQRHWYIQSTCATSGEGLYEGLDWLSNNIANKVS